A single Triticum dicoccoides isolate Atlit2015 ecotype Zavitan chromosome 2A, WEW_v2.0, whole genome shotgun sequence DNA region contains:
- the LOC119355413 gene encoding serine/arginine repetitive matrix protein 1-like isoform X2, giving the protein MASTAKVTITLGRSGQVVKRRTISDMGNDDEVPVSGRKRPVRERLGNNVADSDLYGSQQSNKRRQTESSSSQLGDDARQIGRDDLRLKLMRKGLTQKSNSEAEQNGVDLREKLSRKSKKLQGYEARRGDPESRSSYDEGEIPESGSGYGLRGRVPESRASTLVSQVPSSRSADGLFKLESSGKPYPSWTADCLRYTSPDKLPSVRRDMTPPRSVRRGMSPPRAVRRGMSPPISSRRGMSPPRSARRGMSPPRSVRRGMSPPRSVQRGMSPPRSVRRGMSPPRTYDHTGSIPSLRSVGTTRPSSHITRDAADTLRTHQPYEDSSTIGIDRGQQTNGITQSGRRPTSPVLKEVPSTVTGLLNSMGLEKYVVLFQAEEVDMAALSQMKDSDLKDMGVPMGPRKKILLAAAPYGKQRQR; this is encoded by the exons ATGGCATCCACGGCGAAGGTCACCATCACCCTCGGCCGCAGCGGCCAG GTTGTCAAAAGGCGAACTATTTCTGATATGGGTAACGATGATGAAGTGCCAGTATCAGGAAGAAAGCGACCTGTCCGAGAGAGGTTAGGAAATAATGTGGCTGATTCTGATTTGTATGGAAGTCAGCAGAGTAATAAAAG ACGGCAAACAGAAAGCAGTAGCTCGCAGCTTGGAGATGATG CTCGCCAGATTGGCAGGGATGATTTAAGGCTGAAGCTTATGAGGAAAGGCTTGACACAGAAGAGCAACAGTGAGGCAGAACAGAATGGAGTGGATCTCCGTGAAAAGCTTTCCAGGAAGTCAAAGAAACTCCAGGGATACGAGGCAAGAAGGGGTGATCCAGAATCAAGGTCTAGTTATGATGAGGGGGAAATCCCAGAATCAGGATCTGGATATGGTTTGAGGGGGAGAGTCCCAGAGTCAAGAGCCTCTACTCTTGTAAGCCAAGTGCCTTCGTCAAGGAGTGCAGATGGGTTGTTCAAGTTGGAGTCTTCAGGAAAACCTTATCCCTCGTGGACCGCTGATTGTTTGAGGTATACGTCCCCAGACAAGCTTCCAAGTGTTCGAAGAGACATGACTCCCCCAAGAAGTGTTCGAAGAGGCATGTCTCCCCCGAGGGCCGTTCGGAGAGGCATGTCTCCCCCGATAAGTTCTCGAAGAGGCATGTCTCCCCCAAGAAGTGCCCGaagaggcatgtctcctccaagaaGTGTTCGaagaggcatgtctcctccaagaaGTGTTCAaagaggcatgtctcctccaagaaGTGTTCGAAGAGGCATGTCTCCCCCAAGAACATATGATCATACAGGGTCCATTCCATCCCTTCGATCTGTCGGTACCACAAGACCTTCTAGTCATATCACAAGAGATGCTGCTGACACGTTAAGAACCCATCAACCTTACGAAGACAGCTCTACCATTGGGATCGATAGAGGACAACAAACTAATGGAATCACACAATCTGGACGCCGGCCTACATCCCCTGTgctg AAAGAAGTACCGTCGACAGTTACTGGATTACTGAATTCAATGGGACTTGAGAAGTATGTTGTTCTCTTTCAGGCTGAGGAG GTGGATATGGCCGCATTGAGTCAGATGAAAGACAGCGACCTCAAAGATATGGGAGTACCAATG GGCCCCAGGAAGAAGATACTCCTTGCGGCGGCACCTTACGGAAAACAACGGCAAAGATGA
- the LOC119355413 gene encoding serine/arginine repetitive matrix protein 1-like isoform X1: MASTAKVTITLGRSGQVVKRRTISDMGNDDEVPVSGRKRPVRERLGNNVADSDLYGSQQSNKRRQTESSSSQLGDDGLARQIGRDDLRLKLMRKGLTQKSNSEAEQNGVDLREKLSRKSKKLQGYEARRGDPESRSSYDEGEIPESGSGYGLRGRVPESRASTLVSQVPSSRSADGLFKLESSGKPYPSWTADCLRYTSPDKLPSVRRDMTPPRSVRRGMSPPRAVRRGMSPPISSRRGMSPPRSARRGMSPPRSVRRGMSPPRSVQRGMSPPRSVRRGMSPPRTYDHTGSIPSLRSVGTTRPSSHITRDAADTLRTHQPYEDSSTIGIDRGQQTNGITQSGRRPTSPVLKEVPSTVTGLLNSMGLEKYVVLFQAEEVDMAALSQMKDSDLKDMGVPMGPRKKILLAAAPYGKQRQR; encoded by the exons ATGGCATCCACGGCGAAGGTCACCATCACCCTCGGCCGCAGCGGCCAG GTTGTCAAAAGGCGAACTATTTCTGATATGGGTAACGATGATGAAGTGCCAGTATCAGGAAGAAAGCGACCTGTCCGAGAGAGGTTAGGAAATAATGTGGCTGATTCTGATTTGTATGGAAGTCAGCAGAGTAATAAAAG ACGGCAAACAGAAAGCAGTAGCTCGCAGCTTGGAGATGATGGTTTGG CTCGCCAGATTGGCAGGGATGATTTAAGGCTGAAGCTTATGAGGAAAGGCTTGACACAGAAGAGCAACAGTGAGGCAGAACAGAATGGAGTGGATCTCCGTGAAAAGCTTTCCAGGAAGTCAAAGAAACTCCAGGGATACGAGGCAAGAAGGGGTGATCCAGAATCAAGGTCTAGTTATGATGAGGGGGAAATCCCAGAATCAGGATCTGGATATGGTTTGAGGGGGAGAGTCCCAGAGTCAAGAGCCTCTACTCTTGTAAGCCAAGTGCCTTCGTCAAGGAGTGCAGATGGGTTGTTCAAGTTGGAGTCTTCAGGAAAACCTTATCCCTCGTGGACCGCTGATTGTTTGAGGTATACGTCCCCAGACAAGCTTCCAAGTGTTCGAAGAGACATGACTCCCCCAAGAAGTGTTCGAAGAGGCATGTCTCCCCCGAGGGCCGTTCGGAGAGGCATGTCTCCCCCGATAAGTTCTCGAAGAGGCATGTCTCCCCCAAGAAGTGCCCGaagaggcatgtctcctccaagaaGTGTTCGaagaggcatgtctcctccaagaaGTGTTCAaagaggcatgtctcctccaagaaGTGTTCGAAGAGGCATGTCTCCCCCAAGAACATATGATCATACAGGGTCCATTCCATCCCTTCGATCTGTCGGTACCACAAGACCTTCTAGTCATATCACAAGAGATGCTGCTGACACGTTAAGAACCCATCAACCTTACGAAGACAGCTCTACCATTGGGATCGATAGAGGACAACAAACTAATGGAATCACACAATCTGGACGCCGGCCTACATCCCCTGTgctg AAAGAAGTACCGTCGACAGTTACTGGATTACTGAATTCAATGGGACTTGAGAAGTATGTTGTTCTCTTTCAGGCTGAGGAG GTGGATATGGCCGCATTGAGTCAGATGAAAGACAGCGACCTCAAAGATATGGGAGTACCAATG GGCCCCAGGAAGAAGATACTCCTTGCGGCGGCACCTTACGGAAAACAACGGCAAAGATGA
- the LOC119355415 gene encoding peroxidase 31-like encodes MGTLLRRVLLSLALLAAAAAPGAAAAAARLSTSYYSRSCPRAEQIVSDVVAAKQQANPSTAAGTLRLFFHDCFVSGCDASVLVSPLSSDRTPERAAEINLSLPGDAFDAVARAKAALEAACPGTVSCADILALAARDLVGILGGPRFPVPLGRRDARRSDARDVEGNLPRTNMSARAMTVLFARKGITPQEMVALAGAHTVGFSHCSEFAHRVYNYKGKGGGASGHDPSLNPEFARALQSSCAGYESNPDISIFNDIVTPREFDELYFKNLPRGLGLLASDAALWEYPPTKVFVQQYADNRTAFFQDFAKAMQKLGTVGVKTGRQGVVRRQCDILD; translated from the coding sequence atgGGCACGCTTCTCCGccgcgtcctcctctccctcgcgctcctcgccgccgccgcggcccccggcgcggcggcggcggcggccaggctGTCGACGTCGTACTACAGCCGCAGCTGCCCCCGCGCGGAGCAGATCGTCTCGGACGTGGTCGCCGCCAAGCAGCAGGCCAACCCGTCCACGGCGGCGGGCACGCTGCGCCTCttcttccacgactgcttcgtcTCCGGCTGCGACGCCTCCGTCCTCGTCTCCCCGCTCTCCTCCGACCGGACCCCGGAGCGCGCCGCGgagatcaacctctccctcccgggGGACGCCTTCGacgccgtggcccgcgccaaggccgcgctggaggccgcctgcccgggcaccgtctcctgcgccgacatccTCGCGCTGGCCGCGCGCGACCTGGTGGGGATCCTCGGCGGGCCGCGCTTCCCCGTCCCCCTCGGCCGCCGCGACGCGCGCCGCTCCGACGCGCGCGACGTGGAGGGCAACCTCCCGCGCACCAACATGTCGGCGCGCGCCATGACGGTCCTGTTCGCGCGCAAGGGCATCACGCCGCAGGAGATGGTGGCGCTGGCGGGCGCCCACACCGTGGGCTTCTCCCACTGCTCCGAGTTCGCGCACCGGGTGTACAACTACAAGGGCAAGGGCGGCGGCGCCAGCGGGCACGACCCGTCGCTGAACCCGGAGTTCGCGCGGGCGCTGCAGAGCTCCTGCGCCGGCTACGAGAGCAACCCGGACATCTCCATCTTCAACGACATCGTGACGCCGCGGGAGTTCGACGAGCTCTACTTCAAGAACCTGCCCCGGGGCCTGGGGCTGCTCGCCTCCGACGCCGCGCTGTGGGAGTACCCGCCCACCAAGGTGTTCGTCCAGCAGTACGCCGACAACCGGACCGCCTTCTTCCAGGACTTCGCCAAGGCCATGCAGAAGCTCGGCACCGTCGGCGTCAAGACGGGGCGGCAGGGCGTCGTCAGGCGGCAGTGCGACATCCTCGACTAG